From a single Nostoc edaphicum CCNP1411 genomic region:
- the pgl gene encoding 6-phosphogluconolactonase, whose amino-acid sequence MNKTVEVLPDQPALVARALELILSKLETAIEQRGRFTIALSGGSTPKPLYEAIATQKLPWDKIHIFWGDERYVPPDHPDSNELMTRRAWLNRIDIPGANIHPVPTLEANPELAADKYEKHLKEFFNSSGVEFPALDVVLLGMGDDAHTASLFPHTEALKVRDRLVTVGNKDGNPRISFTYPFINSARSVIFLVAGANKRPALAQVFAPVADDFTYPSRLIQPQGELWWLLDTAAGLELQH is encoded by the coding sequence ATGAACAAAACCGTTGAAGTTCTACCGGATCAGCCAGCGCTGGTTGCACGAGCGCTAGAATTAATTCTGTCCAAATTAGAAACTGCCATTGAGCAGCGTGGACGGTTTACCATTGCCTTATCTGGCGGCAGTACACCTAAACCGTTATACGAAGCAATAGCTACTCAAAAACTGCCTTGGGATAAAATTCATATATTCTGGGGGGATGAGCGTTATGTGCCACCAGATCACCCCGATAGCAATGAGCTGATGACGCGTCGTGCGTGGCTAAATCGTATTGACATCCCAGGGGCTAACATTCACCCCGTACCAACTTTAGAAGCCAATCCAGAACTGGCTGCTGATAAGTATGAAAAACATCTCAAAGAATTTTTCAATTCTTCTGGGGTTGAGTTCCCCGCGTTGGATGTAGTATTACTAGGAATGGGTGATGATGCACATACCGCATCTTTGTTTCCCCATACAGAGGCTCTTAAAGTACGCGATCGCCTCGTGACTGTGGGTAACAAAGACGGAAACCCCAGAATAAGTTTCACATACCCCTTCATCAACTCTGCTCGTAGCGTGATTTTTCTGGTTGCTGGTGCTAATAAACGACCAGCTTTAGCGCAAGTCTTTGCACCTGTAGCCGATGACTTCACTTACCCATCCCGCTTAATTCAGCCCCAAGGTGAACTTTGGTGGCTGCTAGATACGGCAGCAGGTTTGGAACTCCAACATTGA
- a CDS encoding FHA domain-containing protein, producing MIVCPNCNHPNPDGAVQCEACYTPLPATTNCPSCGATVQADAAFCGQCGYNLHSAGVPHVHPATVATTVTPDVPVEVPALVPPDPLLELLQPDSLGISGSTNSHPPSSSLPPTEVAVPPEPAPQVSVSYSSPPEPAPTVAAQPVVSVQSIPTPPPLEPAPAPGAKVPPPAAPAPTVTAARTQLQQVTAKLIHVQSDLLIELPQNLSVIHIGKSNDRIPPDIDVSGFPNSEIVSRIHADIRVEGDAHYVEDVGSSNGTYINNLPLLPGNRHRLRPGDRISLGKGDLMTFLFQLA from the coding sequence ATGATCGTCTGCCCTAATTGCAATCATCCCAACCCTGATGGCGCTGTCCAGTGTGAAGCTTGCTATACACCGTTACCCGCAACTACTAACTGTCCCAGTTGTGGGGCAACTGTGCAAGCAGATGCTGCATTCTGTGGCCAGTGTGGCTATAACCTTCATTCAGCAGGAGTTCCACACGTTCATCCCGCAACAGTAGCTACAACAGTTACTCCCGATGTTCCTGTGGAAGTGCCAGCGTTAGTTCCACCCGATCCACTGTTAGAACTTTTGCAACCAGATTCATTGGGAATAAGCGGTTCTACTAACTCCCATCCTCCTAGTTCATCTTTACCACCAACAGAGGTGGCAGTTCCCCCAGAACCAGCGCCACAGGTATCTGTTTCATACAGTAGCCCCCCAGAACCTGCACCAACCGTTGCAGCTCAACCTGTAGTCTCTGTACAAAGTATTCCTACTCCACCACCCTTAGAACCAGCGCCCGCCCCTGGAGCCAAAGTACCCCCACCAGCAGCACCAGCACCAACTGTAACTGCTGCCAGAACGCAATTGCAGCAGGTTACAGCGAAGTTAATCCACGTTCAAAGCGATTTGCTAATTGAATTGCCGCAAAATCTCTCTGTAATTCATATCGGCAAGTCCAATGACCGGATTCCACCAGATATAGATGTTTCAGGATTTCCCAATTCAGAAATTGTCTCGCGGATTCATGCAGATATTCGCGTCGAGGGAGATGCTCATTATGTAGAGGATGTGGGAAGTTCTAATGGTACTTACATTAATAATTTGCCACTTTTACCAGGAAACCGTCATCGCTTGCGACCAGGCGATCGCATCAGCTTAGGTAAAGGAGACTTAATGACATTTCTCTTTCAACTTGCTTAA
- a CDS encoding M50 family metallopeptidase, translating into MREPSKNFETLLTKEAPPVVERMGLTWLIAAAIATALLWQVPGGDYILYPFTILATWFHEMGHGLMALLLGGQFQKLQIFSNGSGVATYGIRSSLGPIGLALIAAAGPMGPPLAGAVLILASRSFTAATLCLKILGGFLLFSTLIWVRSWFGLVAIPLLGLIILGIALKAPRWAQGFAIQFLGVQACVSTFHQLNYLFSSSAGSLGLSDTAQMQRYLLLPYWFWGGLMAIASLVILVQSLRVAYRSE; encoded by the coding sequence ATGAGGGAACCAAGTAAAAATTTTGAAACCTTGCTCACCAAAGAAGCCCCGCCAGTTGTTGAACGCATGGGGCTAACCTGGCTAATTGCAGCAGCGATCGCAACTGCTTTACTGTGGCAAGTACCAGGAGGAGACTATATCTTATACCCGTTTACAATTCTGGCAACTTGGTTTCATGAAATGGGTCACGGCCTAATGGCACTCCTGTTAGGGGGACAGTTCCAGAAATTACAGATTTTTAGCAATGGTTCTGGTGTCGCAACTTATGGTATTCGGTCATCATTGGGGCCAATTGGCCTGGCATTGATCGCAGCCGCAGGCCCAATGGGGCCACCTCTTGCCGGTGCAGTTTTGATTCTGGCTTCCCGCAGTTTTACAGCAGCAACCCTCTGTTTGAAAATTTTAGGCGGTTTTTTGCTGTTTTCCACATTAATTTGGGTACGTTCCTGGTTTGGATTGGTGGCAATTCCCTTGTTGGGTTTAATAATCTTGGGTATTGCCCTGAAAGCACCTCGTTGGGCGCAAGGATTTGCTATTCAATTTTTGGGTGTACAAGCTTGTGTGAGTACCTTCCATCAACTTAATTATCTATTTAGTAGTTCTGCTGGTTCCCTTGGACTCTCTGATACAGCGCAAATGCAGAGGTATTTGCTTTTACCTTACTGGTTTTGGGGCGGGTTGATGGCGATCGCATCTCTGGTGATTTTAGTCCAAAGTCTCCGCGTTGCCTATCGTTCGGAGTAA
- the rnhA gene encoding ribonuclease HI, whose amino-acid sequence MSTQPTIQSIYTDGACTGNPGPGGWGVVVYFSDGSIHEMGDASPHTTNNKMEMQAAIAALQFLQTSEQAQPITLHTDSEYLINCVTKWVKGWKMKGWKKSDGKPVQNQDLLEILDELNTQQVKWQHVRGHSGNIGNERCDVIARTYASGKTPSLQQLSPKNLYKSLPSKNELNVAKVADYEKNSRITNQSPQEISTSAPEITVMEPSTGPTAAATDEKPPEMRVSQLRSLVETLRIADEISEKGYLITSSELADLMDVHASAVTSRGDQWRWRNWIVSRVRREGNQILWELERGDQVGGEED is encoded by the coding sequence ATGTCCACCCAACCTACAATTCAAAGCATATACACCGATGGTGCTTGCACCGGTAATCCTGGCCCTGGCGGCTGGGGTGTTGTTGTCTACTTCAGCGATGGCTCAATCCACGAAATGGGCGATGCATCCCCTCATACCACTAATAATAAAATGGAGATGCAAGCTGCGATCGCAGCCCTCCAATTTTTGCAAACATCTGAACAAGCCCAACCCATTACCCTGCATACCGATAGCGAATACCTGATTAACTGCGTTACCAAGTGGGTGAAAGGCTGGAAAATGAAAGGCTGGAAAAAATCAGATGGTAAACCAGTCCAAAACCAAGACCTTTTAGAAATTTTGGATGAACTCAATACCCAACAGGTAAAATGGCAACACGTCCGAGGACATTCTGGTAACATAGGTAACGAACGTTGTGATGTGATCGCTCGCACATACGCCAGTGGCAAAACCCCTTCCCTGCAACAATTATCTCCCAAAAATCTTTACAAATCTTTACCCTCCAAAAATGAACTAAATGTAGCAAAAGTAGCTGATTATGAAAAAAACTCTAGAATAACTAACCAAAGTCCTCAAGAAATCAGTACTTCTGCACCAGAAATAACCGTTATGGAACCATCAACTGGCCCAACTGCGGCCGCAACAGATGAAAAACCGCCAGAAATGAGGGTTTCGCAACTCCGCAGCTTGGTCGAAACTCTGCGTATTGCTGATGAAATTTCTGAAAAAGGCTACTTAATCACCAGTTCTGAGTTAGCAGACTTGATGGATGTCCACGCTAGCGCTGTCACTAGTCGTGGAGATCAATGGCGCTGGCGAAACTGGATAGTGTCACGGGTACGTCGTGAAGGAAATCAAATTCTTTGGGAATTGGAACGTGGGGATCAAGTAGGAGGTGAAGAGGATTAA
- the cruG gene encoding 2'-O-glycosyltransferase CruG, translating into MSNDNALIVESAISFLLLLIQVPATAILFSRLLKGPRRHPPIEPQQPTPELLGRVSVVVPTLNEALRISPLLAGLSQQSYEVREIMVVDSKSSDGTPDLVKASQQKDPRFRIMTDDPLPDGWVGRPWALHNGFLYSSEASQWFLGLDADIQPHPGLVAGLLKTAEAQGYDLVSLSPQFILKYPGECWLQPALLMTLLYRFDPAGINTNQPERVMANGQCFLCRRSVLAAVGGYSSASGSFCDDVTLARNIATQGYKVGFLDGAKVLKVRMYEGAMETWKEWGRSLDLKDATSRSQLWGDLWLLTSVQGLPLLIVLTYLLISPPLSHLLQTGLIASLPIPTLLLLGLNLFLLVIRFAMLIAIAPSYDRTNAKGGWLFWLSPLADPLAVLRIFLSAFRTPREWRGRKYSAE; encoded by the coding sequence ATGAGTAATGACAACGCTTTGATAGTAGAAAGTGCTATCTCCTTTTTATTGCTACTTATCCAAGTACCAGCAACGGCGATTCTATTTTCGCGCCTGTTAAAAGGGCCAAGACGCCATCCTCCAATAGAACCCCAACAGCCGACACCAGAGCTTTTGGGTAGAGTTAGCGTCGTCGTTCCCACACTAAATGAGGCGCTTCGCATTAGCCCTCTGTTAGCTGGTTTAAGTCAACAAAGCTATGAAGTTCGGGAAATTATGGTGGTAGACAGTAAGTCTAGTGATGGTACCCCCGACTTGGTAAAAGCCTCACAGCAGAAAGATCCGCGCTTTCGCATCATGACAGACGATCCCTTACCCGATGGTTGGGTGGGGCGTCCTTGGGCATTGCATAACGGTTTTTTATATAGCTCAGAGGCTAGTCAGTGGTTTCTGGGGCTGGATGCTGATATCCAACCACATCCTGGTTTAGTTGCTGGTTTGCTGAAGACGGCCGAAGCGCAAGGCTATGACTTGGTTTCCCTTTCACCCCAGTTCATACTTAAATATCCAGGAGAGTGCTGGCTACAACCTGCTTTGTTGATGACTCTGCTTTACCGATTTGATCCAGCGGGGATCAATACAAATCAGCCAGAACGGGTTATGGCTAATGGGCAGTGCTTTTTGTGTCGTCGTTCCGTTTTAGCTGCTGTGGGTGGTTATAGCAGTGCGAGTGGTTCTTTTTGTGATGATGTTACCTTGGCACGGAATATTGCTACTCAAGGGTATAAAGTGGGCTTTTTAGATGGCGCAAAGGTTTTGAAGGTACGGATGTATGAAGGGGCGATGGAGACGTGGAAGGAATGGGGGCGCAGTCTCGATCTCAAAGATGCAACTTCTCGTTCTCAGTTGTGGGGAGATTTATGGCTACTCACATCTGTTCAAGGTCTACCCCTTTTAATTGTCCTCACTTACTTGTTGATTTCTCCCCCACTCTCACACTTGCTACAGACGGGATTAATTGCGTCTCTACCCATCCCCACACTTCTCCTGCTGGGACTGAATTTATTCCTGCTGGTGATTCGCTTTGCTATGCTGATAGCGATCGCACCTTCTTATGATCGCACAAACGCTAAAGGCGGTTGGTTGTTCTGGCTTTCCCCTTTAGCCGATCCCTTAGCGGTACTACGAATATTCTTATCTGCGTTCCGCACCCCGCGCGAGTGGCGAGGACGCAAATATAGTGCTGAGTGA
- the cruF gene encoding gamma-carotene 1'-hydroxylase CruF, with protein sequence MRQLVIAERVCLIGHIVSKAFGLVGMLLVVPNAEIIFNLSQVGETAIQLSMAGGGVVDIILGTVAVSIYAYRTLGLGNWLAFMLPAVFISLGSELLGTSTGFPFGDYSYLSGLGYKIGGLVPFTIPLSWFYVGLSSYLIARTGLKVAQKPSWGRHIASIAVGALLFTCWDFALEPAMSQSSLPFWYWEQPGAFFGTPYQNYAGWFGTSALFMSVAGLLWRNASIKLERSQLNLPLVVYLTNFAFAAGLSLAAGFSIPVLLGLLLGVTPAVALWLMSSTTPAQVAVESVSKEVSVAKVEVALK encoded by the coding sequence ATGAGACAACTTGTTATTGCTGAACGCGTATGCCTCATTGGTCATATCGTGTCAAAAGCCTTTGGACTGGTAGGGATGCTACTGGTAGTACCTAATGCTGAAATAATTTTCAACTTATCGCAGGTTGGAGAAACTGCCATACAGTTAAGTATGGCTGGTGGAGGTGTTGTTGATATTATCTTGGGGACAGTAGCTGTTTCTATTTATGCCTACCGAACCTTGGGATTAGGAAATTGGCTAGCATTTATGCTGCCTGCTGTGTTTATATCTTTGGGGAGTGAACTACTGGGAACTAGTACAGGGTTTCCATTTGGTGATTATAGCTACTTAAGTGGCTTGGGTTATAAGATTGGCGGGCTAGTTCCTTTCACTATTCCTTTATCTTGGTTTTATGTTGGGCTGTCGTCTTACTTAATTGCTAGAACTGGGTTGAAAGTAGCTCAAAAACCCAGTTGGGGACGCCATATTGCTTCTATTGCCGTTGGTGCTTTGCTCTTTACTTGCTGGGACTTTGCTCTTGAGCCAGCTATGAGTCAATCTTCTTTGCCTTTCTGGTATTGGGAACAACCAGGAGCTTTCTTTGGGACACCGTACCAGAACTATGCTGGTTGGTTTGGTACTAGCGCACTGTTTATGAGTGTGGCAGGATTATTGTGGAGAAACGCTTCGATTAAATTAGAGCGATCGCAACTCAATCTGCCTTTAGTCGTTTATTTAACTAACTTTGCCTTCGCCGCCGGACTCAGTTTGGCAGCTGGATTCTCTATACCTGTGTTGCTCGGTTTATTGCTAGGTGTAACTCCGGCGGTGGCGCTGTGGTTAATGAGTTCTACCACACCCGCCCAAGTTGCTGTTGAATCAGTAAGCAAAGAAGTATCAGTAGCAAAGGTTGAAGTTGCCTTGAAATAA